A window of Thermodesulfovibrio thiophilus DSM 17215 genomic DNA:
GATAGATCAACAATAAAAGATATGGTGGAGGCAATTATAAGATGGGGCAAGCAGAAGTAGTTATTGTAGGAGGCGGAATTTCAGGACTTTCCCTTGCATACTTTCTGTTAAAAAAGAAACCTGATCTTGATATAAAGATTATTGAGGCGGAAAATAAAGCAGGCGGAAAGATAGTATCTGAAAATATTTCAAGCTTTTTATGCGAAGCTGGAGTTAATGGATTTCTAAATAATAAACCTTCAACAATTGTCCTTGCAAATGAGCTAGGCATAGAGCCTTTAATGGGCAGTGAACATTCAAAGGTAAGATATATTCTTATTGATGGACAATTAAAAAAAGTACCTGAGGATCCTTTAAAATTTTTTGCCTCTTCACTGCTTTCTGTGAGGGGAAAAATTAGAATGATAGGAGAGTATTTCATCCCACCGTTAAAGGAAGACATAGATGAATCAGTTCAGAGCTTTGTAAGCAGAAGAGTTGGCACTGAGTTTTATGAAAAACTGATTGATCCAATGTCAACAGGAATATATGCAGGTGATCCTACAAAGATGAGCATGAAAAGCTGTTTTCCAAAAGTATACTGGCTTGAAAAAAAATATGGTGGTCTTATAAAAGGCTTGATTGCTCTTAAAAAAGGAAAAAAGAATGTTGAGACAGCTCCAAAGAGTATGCTTATGTCTTTTAGAAATGGTATGGTAGAACTCATTCAGAGTCTTGAAAACAAGCTTGCCTCAAAAATTTTAAAAAATAAAAAAGTGCTGGATATAACGTTAAACAATGGTTTATATAACCTTTACATGGCAGATGGAGAGTATTTACAGGCAACTAAAATAGTTCTTGCCTGCCCGGCCCATGAATCAGCCAACATTGTTAAAGAGTTTGATAAAGAACTTAGCAAACTTTTAGCATCAATTCCATATCCTCCTTTAAGTGTTGTTGCCTTTGGATTTAAAACAGAACAAATAGGTTTTGGCACAGGTCTTTATGGCTTTCTTGTTCCTCACAGGGAGAAACGAAAAATTCTAGGATGTCTTTTTGATTCAACTATATTTCCAAACAGAGCACCTCAAGGATATGTTTTATTAAGAACAATGATTGGCGGCATGAGATCTCCTGACCTTGCTTTGTTGCCTGATGAAAAACTGATTGAAACTGCATTATCAGAGCTAAGGGATATTTTGAGTATTAAGGGTAACCCAGAATTTATAAAAATTTTCAGATGGCAAAAAGCTATCCCCCAGTATCAAGTAGGGCATGAGGAAAAACTGAGAAAAATTGATGAAAGGCTTAAAAGTTTTCCTGGATTTTACTTAACAGGCAATGCTTACAGAGGTGTAAGTGTAAACGACTGTATCCAGAACTCTATTGAATTAGCAGATAAATTTTTATCTCTTTAAGTGCATGGAACTAAAACATTAGTTTTCCTCAGGGAACAATAATGCTTGGTGAAATTTTTTTATTTATAGTCCTGGGTTTAATAATAAGATGTTTACTGTCTTTTTTTAATATTTCACCCGAAAGAATTGATTTTTTGAGAGATAAGACTAATTCCTTTGTTTTTTATTTCATAATTCCATTAATCTGCTTTAAAACAGCCTATACAATGCCTTTTAGTGTTAGTCATTTAAAAATATCGATTGTTGCAAATTTAACAATACTGAGCTGTGTGGCGATTTCATGGTTTATTTATAAAAAGATTAATAAAGTTATGTCTCTATCCATTCAACCTGAGGTTATGGGATCTTTAATAATATGCGCTTCATTTGGAAATGTGCTTTATGTAGGCTTACCGATTCTTACAAAGCTTTATGGAGAGCAAGGAATGAGCTATGCTTTCACATACGATTTTTTAGCAAGCACACCTCTTACCTGGACTGTTGGTATTGCAATTTGTATGAAATACGGTAAAGCCCAAAGTTTCACTTTGAAAAATTCGATTCAAACACTTATAAAAATTCCACCAATCTGGGGAATGATTATTGGATTAATTGTCAGAGAACTGATTATTCCTGTACCTGATATCTTAGTGAATTTTTTAAAAGATATATCAATATTTGTAACATATATAATGTTAACTATTGTTGGATTATCCATCAAAGCTGTATCTCCCAAAAAACTTACAATCTGTTCACCTGCTATTGCAGTAAAGCTTATTGTTTCACCATTGCTTGCTTATAGTTTTGGAAAGATTATAGGCTTACCACAAATTCCCCTTAACTCTTGCATGATTGATGCAGGCATGCCTTCGATGCTTCTGAGTATGATTTTTGCAACAGCTTTTGGAACTGACATGAGAACATCAATAGAGATGATTTTTCTTACTACTGCTATTTTTCTAGTTCTTTTTTCCGGTTACTTTTTAGTATTTTAAAGGAATGAACTTTTTTAAAATAAACTTTTTGCATAGTTAATTTTTCTTTATATATTTCTTTACGAATTCATCAATATACATCTGAGCCACTGCATCATTAAACAAAACCATATCTAATTGTTTTGTATATGCTGTCAGTTTTCCCATTATTTCAAGATATCTTTCAATTGTTGGAGTATCATATTTTGTCAAAATTGCATTTATTATATCTTCCTTTGTTGAAATTCTAAATCCTATTGTTTTTAAAATTTCTGTAATTAATTTTACTCTTCTAAATCTTCTGTCAATGGCAGCACCTCCACCTTTAAAAAAGAATTTTATGTAATTGTCATTGATGTTTTCACCAGCATATGCTTCAATCATTGAAAAATGATAACCAAGACGCAAACTGAAATTCATATAATGTCTGGTTACTATACAGAAACTTTTTTTAGCTGTTTTATTCAACTCATCTTCCGGAATTGAAGCAGTATGAGCAACCATGCCCAAAAATCCTTTTGCATCCACAGGAGGAGGACCTGGCCATTGCATTGATTTCATACCTCTAAGTATTGCTCTGAGCGGAATTGAAAGCACATCGTCTTCTGTAGCTTTATCTATTCCTTCTTTTAAACCTTCTTCTAAATCAAGGACCAATATTGCAATAGGAAGTCCTGTAACAAGGGGAATTGCATGAATTTCACTGTCATATCTCTCCCACATGGTAAACATCTCATGCATAACCATTTCATGACAGAATCTTGTTATATCATGAAGTGTTTTACAGTTTTCAGGTTTAAACTCATTCGAAGTGGGATCAACTAAATTTAATGGTACAATAAACTTCAATATTTTTTCGAGCATTTTATAAATTAAAGTTTCTTTAAAAGGACCTTCAATTTTTGCCATTTCAATAAGCTTTTCAACTTTACCTTCATATATTAGACAGTTATAAGCATCAACTGTTATTTCCTGACCATGCTTTAGTAATTTTGTAGCATTTTCAGTGTTAAGGATTGTCGGTACATTGTATTCTCTTGATAGTGAAGCCATATGACCTGTAGGAGTACCTACATCAGTTATAATAGCCGATGCTTTGTTCATTATAACCACATACTGTGGATTTGTATGTTTCGCAACTAAAACCCATCCTTCTGGAAAGTCTTCAAGCATGCTATCATTTTCTAAAATAAACGCTTTTCCATATCCTACACCCTTACATGCTGAGACACCTCTATCAATTAAAATATTGTAACCTTCAAATTTGGGTGGTTTTGAGACTTTTTTTGCTGAAGTATCCTCTAAATTTGAAATAACTCTTTGAAGAATATCCATAATTTTTAATGGACGTGTTTGAAGTATATAGATGTTATCTTCTTCGTCAATAGCCCATTCAATATCCTGAGGCAAACCGTAGTATTGTTCTATCTCAATTGCAAACTTTGCAAGTTTTAAGGCATTTTCCTCAGAAAGGTAAAACCCATAATTATGAGGAGGAAGAGGTATTTCCTCAATATCACCATCTTCATTGCATATGAGCATTTTATCCTGCTTGCCAGGAAGCTTTTCCACTATGGATAATTGAGGATGCCTTTTTATCACATATGACTCTGCGGTTACCGCTCCATCAACAACAAGTTTACCCAATCCTCTTACAGCGTTAATTATTATATTTTCACTTTCAGGATTATTAGGATTTTTTGAATACATAACTCCACCAACTTTAGCGTTTACCATTTCAAGAACTCCTGCTGCCATTACCATATCACTTTCTGAAAAACCTTTTGTTTTATAGTAAAAAATTGCTCTTGTATTAAAAAGACTTGCAAGTACTTCTTTGTATTTTTCGGGAATAAACTCTTCTTTAACATTCAGGAAGGAAGAGTACTGTCCTGCGAAACTGAAATCAGAGTCTTCGTGAATTGCACTGCTTCTTACAGATACCAGACATTTTTTATTTAACTTTTTACATAAATTTTCATAAGCCATTTTAATAGAGCTTGAGATTTCTGGTGGCATTTCTGAATTCACTATAATTTCCTTGAGTTTTATGCTACATTGCTCAAGTTCTTCAATCTTATTTATATTTGCTTCATTAAGAATTCTGGTTATCTTTTCTTTTAATTGATTGTATTCAATGAATTTTATATAAGAATAAGAAGTTATAACAAAACCATCTGGAACAGGGATTTTTAAAATGTTCTTAAGTTCTGCAAGATGAACATTTTTGCCTCCTGCAATATTGATTGCATCCTTTGGTAAAGACTCAAAAGGAATTGTAAAGTCAGTTACAGGTATATCTATTTTTGATGAAAGAGCTTTCTCTATTTTTTCTTTAATTTCATAATAAACGTTTTCTAATTGTGCATATTTATTGTCAGAAAGAGCATTTAAATTTTTAATTATTCCTATTACTCCATTAGAAATGGCATTAACATTAGTTTTTATATAATGCATATCAAAAACATATTCACCCGAAAGTTTTTCTTCCATATCAGCCATTATGCGAAGAACATCATTGTTTGTGTGAAGCAAGGTTCTGAAGTATGAATATTTTTCTTTTAAAAGTTTTTTCAATTTTTCTTTTTCCTCTATTTTTTTGGCTTTTGACTTAAAAATTCGCCCTAAATCCATATCGTATTATACTCAATTTAGTAGTAATCCCAAAATTGTCCACTAAATAAATTTTAACACGCTAGAATATGACAGGATACATTAATATTTGACAAAATATTGGAGGTCATAAGTGATTTTAATTGGCTTATAATACAATTTTTTTGACAAATATTTTCTATCCTCATAAAATATAGAATCTTACAATATAAGATTAAAGCAACATAATATTGTTAGAACAATATTATAAAGGAGTAAATATGGCTGAATTAATTAACAGAGATGACCATGCCAAATTATATTTACAACTATACACAATTTTAAAAAAAAAGATAGAAAATCAAGAGTGGTATTCTAGTATGCAAATACCTACCGAAGAACAGCTCTGCAGAATGTTTAATGTTAGCAGAGCAACGGTCAGAAATGCGTTAATGGAGCTTGTAAGGCAGGGATATTTAATCAGGCAACAAGGCAAAGGAACTTTCGTGAGTAAAAATTTTATCTCAGAAGGTTTAATTATGGCAACAGTTTTTAAAAAATTATGGTTTGAAAATGATTCTATATTTACTGAAAAAATAGTTGCAAAAACAGTAATGATGCCAGTTGGCAATTTAAGTAATGAACTGAACATTCCTGAAAACAAACACGTTATATACATAAAAATAATCTGGTTTGCTGAAAAAGACCCTACGATGATACAGGAATCCTTCATTCCTTTCAATATCTGTCCTCAGCTAATTGAAGAGGACATCGAACATCAATCCATTATTGAACTTCTTGAAAAGAAATACAATATCAAAACAACAAGAGTCCATAACTATTTTGAGTTAATTTTCTTAAACAAAGAAATTTCTTCATATTTTGAGTTAGAAGAAAACTTTCCTGCTATTTTAATGAATCAAAAGGTTTTTTCAGGAGATACGGTTATTATTGTAAATAAATTTTATAAAAAAATGGATAATCATAAAATCTTCATCGCTTTTCAAAGAAAAGCATTATAACCTCAGGAGGTGGGGTATGTCAGAGGTAAAATTGGTAAAAGATATAATGTTAGGAGTATTTGAGTTTCCACATATTCCTTACTGGTTTAGTATTGAGCAGTCTATTAAAGTTGTAAAGGCTTCTTTTATTCAGACTCAAAAATACAGTGAACCTCTAGCCATGCTTGTATTTGACGAAAAATACAATCTTCTAGGAATCGTTACGATTAAAGACATTCTTAAAGGACTTGAACCTGAATTATTGAAAACATCCTTGAAAATTCAAGACGAAAAAACAAAAAATCTGTCAATATGCTGGAACAGCCTTTTTAAACAGGAATCAAAAAAGCTTTTACAGAAACCTGTAAGTGATATAATGCTTGCAACAAAAAATTTTGTTGAACCAACTGATCCTGTAGAGAAGGCTGCTTTTATTATGATTTATTATAATTTACCGTTATTACCAGTTATTGAGGAGAACAAAAAATTTGTAGGCATTGTAAGAATGATTGAACTTTTTGATGCAATATCCGAAGAAATAATTAAGGAATAAATGTTTTAACCTATATAATGTCTGAAAACTTCTATTTTATGATTAACGGTGCTAAGAAAAAACTTGAAATTTAGGGGGGTTTAATGAAAAAACTAACACTTTTTATAGTCTTTTTATTTCTGAGTTTCAATTCTCTGGTTTTTGCAACAGAAACGAAAAAACATTCAGAAGATGTAGATATATTCAACATTTCTGGAACAATTCTTGATTCACACAGAGAACCTGTTAAAGAGGCAGAGATAAGAGTCTTTGTGAATGAAAATCCTTATAAAATAATAGTAGACCATAAAGAGATTGATAAAACAGTGACTTCTTCTCATGGAACTTTTCAGATCAGTTTTAATCTTAAAGAAGGCATGATTAATACAGCAAAGATTCAGATTGAGATTGTAAAGAGTTCATATAAAAAGACCACAGTGGAGCTTAAAAAAAATGATTTTGCTGTTAAAGAAAATAAGTTTTATCTAACAAAGGACATAATACTTAACAGAAGTCTTGGACCGGCATTCTGGCTAGCTACTGGAGTGTTTTTAGTGTCATATGCTCTTATTTCCTGTGAACTGCTTCACAGAACAGTTGCTGCAATGCTGGGTGCTTCAACAATGTTAATACTCACCTACACTGCTGGAGTGATAAATCCAGAGTTTCACATCATATCATTTCAACGAGCCATAGAAGCTATTGATATGAATGTCATATTTCTATTAATGGGAATGATGATCATCATCGGAGTTTTAAAACACACAGGAGTTTTCCAGTGGTTTGCTTACATATCTTACAGGATTGCGAGGGGAAATGTAATGATGCTTGCTGTAATTTCATGTTTTTTCATAGCTATTTCAGCTGCATTTCTTGATAATGTTACAACAATGCTTTTATACACACCAGTATTAATAGAGATTGCCATAACTTTAAAGATAAATCCACTTTCTTTGCTTATTCCAGGGATAATGGCATCAAACATAGGTGGTACAGCAACCCTCATAGGAGATCCTCCAAATATAATGATTGGCTCATATACAGGTTTAACATTTATGCAGTTTGTCTATGCCCTTACTCCATCAGTTGTTATCTGTCTTATAGTTCTTGCTATATATAACAAGTTTTTCTATTCAAAGGAATACAAAAAGGGAAGAGTTGATGATATAAATTCTTTCATAAGCTATTTAAGAGAAGAGTACAGAATAACAGACAGAACACTTCTTGCCTATGGAGTCTTTGTAATGTTACTGGTTATAGCATTTTTTGTTACACATGGATACTGGCACATGGAAGTAAGCATTCCTGCACTTTTTGGAGCAGGGATTCTTTTTACCTATGCAGTTTTAACCAGGAGAGTAAAACTTCTTGAACTGATAGAAAAAGATATTGAATGGACAACTCTTCTTTTCTTTATGTTTTTGTTTATAATAGTTGGTGCTGTAGAGGAAGCAGGACTACTTTCAGTAATTGCAGACTGGGTTTATGGAGTATCAGCAGGAAATCTCACGGTTGCAATATGCATGATTTTATGGGTATCGGCAATAATGAGTGCTTTTGTGGACAATATTCCCTTTACAGCAACAATGTTACCAATTGTTGCCTATCTGAGTAAAGTGATTCCAGGAGCAGAGAGCAATGTTCTTTGGTGGGCACTGGCATTTGGTGCGTGTTTTGGAGGGAATGGAACTTTAATAGGAGCATCTGCTAATGTAGTAACAATAGGGATTGCAGAGTCTGCTGGTTATAAAATCAGCTTTTTTGGATTCATGAAGTATGCTTTTTTGTATATGATAATAACTGTGGCAATAGCAAATATATGGCTACTTCTTTTTTATTAAAGGACAGCTCTATTTAAATAGTGCATAAATCAGAAAACATTAAATTCTGGAGGTTAAATATATGGTTAAGTTTCCATTTGAAAAGGTATTATTACCGGTTGACAGAAGTGAACATTCAAAGCGAGCTGTAAAATTCGCAGGTAAACTTTTTTCTTCTATTGAAAATTACATTTCAAACATTACAATTCTTCATGTTATAACAGGTGGATTTTTAAGCAAACATATCAAGAATATAGACTTTAGGGCAGAAAGTTTAAAAGATTCAGAATTTTTTGAAAAACTTAAGGATAAGCATTACGAAGAAAATATTAAACCATTTCTTGATGAGTATGAACAACTCTTAAGAAATGAAGGAGTAAAACTAAATTTAAATCAGATTATTCTGGAGGGAGACCCTGGAAATACAATAATTGAATACGCTTTACGAGAGGGATTTTCCACTGTAATGCTTTCACGTCGTGGTATGTCTCCATTGAAAAGCCTGTTTCTTGGCAGCGTTTCTGAAAAAATCGTCTATGGACTGGTTAACCAGAATATCTACCTTATAGGAAATAAAATGGCAGAGGACTATCCTGTTTCAAAAGTTTTAGTTCCTGTTGATGGCTCAGAATATTCCATGAAAGCAGTTGAACATGCTGTATATCTTACAAAAATCTTAAAAAAAATACAGGAAATTACAATTTTCAGGGTCATAAATGTTTCTCTTTATCTTGAACGATTAAAACAAGGAATTGATCCTGAAGAGGAAGCAAAAGATATTCTAATTAAAACTAAAAGAAAATTTTTAGAAGAAGTTGCTGAAGATATTATTAAAACTAAAATTAATGTTGGATTTCCTGCAGAAGAGGTGGTTAAAGAGATACATGATGGAAACTATAATCTTGTTGTAATGGGACGACGAGGCCGTTCTGTACTTAAAGATTTAATTATTGGTGGAGTTAGCTCAGCAGTAATAAATAGATGTTTTGAGCCTACAATAGCTATTATAAACCTATAACAATAAAAAATTTATACCTTCATTTGAGGAATGATGCGTTTAAACACAGGAATATATTAGTAGATAAAAGAATTTACATATAGTTTAAGTAAAGGTTAAAGAATCGCTAAAAAGTTTTGATATCAAACAATGGTCTTTTTAAGAAAGGAGGCTTTGAAGCCTCCTTTCTTTTTAATGTCCTCCGACTTGAAGAACTCCTGATGCAGCAAGTATTAATATTAAGCATTCTGCTAATGCAAAAATAAAATAAGCTGTATCTTTTTTCTTTAGAAAAATTGGTAGTATTCTTATATAACAGAACACTGTAATACTTCCAAGAAATGCAATTGGAACAAAGTTTAAAAAATCTCCTTTTGTCACTAACGTTAACCATGTCCATCCAGAATGTATTTCCGCTGCTGTCATATACTCATGGGCTTTTAATTTCCAATATTTTGGCAAATCAGAAATAGGAATATGTGCAGGAAGTATACCCAATACATAAATAAAAAAAGTTATGATAAGCAATATAAGTCCTATTTTCATTCCTAAATCAAGCAGTTTCGCATAAACAACCTGCTCTTCTTTAGCATTATCATATTGTGTCATTGATAAACCTCCATTTTTAAAGTTATTTCCATATTTCAAGTCCTTTAAGCAAGGCTCTTAATCCTGCAAAAAGAAGCATAATTATAACAACATATCTAACTATTTTAGGTTTTGCTACAGCAAGAATTCTAACTCCAACTACTGACCCGAGCATAATTCCAATAATGCTCGGAACAACTATCATAGGCATAACAGCACCATTATTAAGATAGATCCATGCAGCAGATGTATCCGTTATTGACAGAAGAAATTTACTTGTAGCAACAGAGACCTTAAGAGGAGCCCCCATCAAAAGATTCAACACTGGAACATTTGCCCAACCCGCACCAAGACCAAACATACCTGCCATTAATCCAATCACTATAAATAGACAAAGAGCCTGCGGTGTTCTACAAACCTTCCATTCAATTTCCTTTCCAGTTGATATTTCATTATATACTCCACTTATCTTTAATACCTGTGAAAGTGTATCTGCTTTTTTAACTTCTGGATATTCAGATTTTTTTGCAAGAAACATTATCACCACTATAAAAAGAATTGTTCCACCGAGTGCTATATTCACTACTTTAGATGGAAGGGCAAGTCCTATCATGGCACCTACTATTGAAGAAGCAGAGGCTATCAATGCAAGAGGAATTGCCAACCTTAAATCAGCAAAACCTCTTTTTAAAAGTCCTGGACCAGCAGCCAGAGCTCCTGATAAAGCCACAAAAAGTCCTGCACCTCTAACAAAATCCATACTAAATGGGAAAAATCCTCCAACAATAGGAACAAACAAAACTCCTCCACCAACACCACCTAAAACAGCCAATACACCCAATATAAATGTTGTAATAAACAAAATAACCGGCCATGCCCACCATGGCATTGTACTGTTAACAGATGTTTCTGAAGCTGCAAAAACAGGACCAGCAAGGAACAAAGAGCAAAGCATCACCAGAATAATCCAGCTTAGAAAATTTTTCATTCTAACCTCCTTACATTTTGAGATATAAGATTATAAAATTATTACATAAATTGATCTGAAAGGTGTTATTATAATTTTTTATAGATGAATAATTTATAATTTCTTTACATTTTTTTTGTTTTTTTTTAATATCTTTTAAAGACCTAAAAAATTAGGAGGTAAATATGGGAAGACAGATGAGAGTTTTACTGGTAGATGATGAAGTGGAGTTTATAAAAACTCTTGCCAAAAGACTCGAAATGAGAGAATTAAAACCAGATACTGTATATAGTGGAGAAGAAGCAATTAAGTATGCTGAAGAACAAGAACCAGATGTAATTGTTCTTGATTTAAGAATGCCAGGCATGGATGGAATTGAAGTTTTAAAACAGATAAGGGGTGCATATCCTACAACACAGGTTATTATCCTTACTGCTCATGGAACTGAGAAGGATCAAGAAGAAGCTCAAAAACTGGGAGCTTATGAGTTTCTGAGAAAACCTGTTGATATTGAAACTCTTATGGATAAGATTAAGGGAGCTTATAAAAGAAAGCTTGAACTTACAATGTCTGCTATTGCTTTTGCTGAGGAAGGTGAATTTGATACTGCAAGAAAAATAATGGAAAACAAGGAACAAAATAAATAATTTATACTGGTATATTTATTGTAATTATTTTTTCATCACTTGAGATGCTTATATCAGTCAGGTATGCAATTTCTTGAATATTTGATAATGGCCAGATTTCTGTTACGGGTGTTTCTATGAATTCGCCTTCGTATTTTATGACGATCCTTATTATATTATTTTCTGATGTAATACTAACAACTATGGAACTATCTGGTATGGATTTTTTTAAAAAACTATCTACAGCGTAAAATATCAGAAACTGCAATATAAATGGAGAGCTTTCTATAGTAGGAATATTTGATTGTAAATTATACTTCAGAGAAACTTTTTTCCTGTTTAAATATCTTTTAAGAAGTTCAAAGATTTCTTCAAAAACTGAACTCAATACAAATGTGCTTTTAAGATTGTCCATTCTATGAGCAAATCTGTTAAAGTAATTAATAAAATTAACACTCTTATTTATCTGATTGGTAATTGCTTCTAAACTTTCTTTAATGAGGGGCATCTCTTTCTTATCAATTGATTTTTTATCCTTACATATATCACTGATTAACCCTGCTGATTCTTTTATTAAAGCAAGATGGTTGTTAATTTCATGAGTAAAGTCTGCTATAATTTTAGCTATAAAGGCAATTGGTTTTTCTAACATTACATAGTCCCTCTTTTTAGTTTTGCATTGTCTATCTTAGATACTAATTCATCAATATCAACAGGTTTAATGAGATAATCATAAGCTCCATGCATGAGACTTTTATTTATTCTCTCCGCATCTCCGTAACCTGACATCATAATAACCTGAATTGTTGGATTTATTTCCTTTATTTTTTTTAAAATTTCCATTCCATCCATATCCTGTAATCCAATATCCAGGATAACCACATCCGGCGTTTCATTTAGAAGTTTAATTCCATCTATAAAATTTGTAACACCATGTGCATCATAGCCTCTAAGATTTAATCTCTCCGTTAGAGTTGATACTAATTCAGCTTCATCATCAATTATCAGTAATTTTGCCTTTTTCATTTAATTCCTCCATGTCAGGATTAATAGGGATTTTTATTGTAAAGGTTGTTCCCTGATCAATTTCACTTTCTACATGAATGTCTCCACCAAGTTTTTTAATAATTCCGTATGAAATATACAATCCCAGCCCTGTGCCCTTTTTCTTAGTAGAATAAAAAGGTTCAAAGATATGTTTTAAGACATCCTTCGGAATACCACTACCGTTGTCTTGAATTGAGATTTCTAAATAGTTTGAGTCAGATAATCTGGTTTGAATTTTAATTGTTCCCCCTTGAGGTACAGCATCAACTGCATTATTGATGATATTCAACAATACCTGCTGAAGTTGTCCTTTATCCGTTATAATTTTCGGTAAGGTGTCCTGAAAATCGTAAACTATATTTATTCCTTTTGATTGGATTTCTTTTTCTATAAATCCAAGAACTTCTTCGATCACGTCATTAACATTAATATCTTCTTTGC
This region includes:
- a CDS encoding SLC13 family permease, coding for MKKLTLFIVFLFLSFNSLVFATETKKHSEDVDIFNISGTILDSHREPVKEAEIRVFVNENPYKIIVDHKEIDKTVTSSHGTFQISFNLKEGMINTAKIQIEIVKSSYKKTTVELKKNDFAVKENKFYLTKDIILNRSLGPAFWLATGVFLVSYALISCELLHRTVAAMLGASTMLILTYTAGVINPEFHIISFQRAIEAIDMNVIFLLMGMMIIIGVLKHTGVFQWFAYISYRIARGNVMMLAVISCFFIAISAAFLDNVTTMLLYTPVLIEIAITLKINPLSLLIPGIMASNIGGTATLIGDPPNIMIGSYTGLTFMQFVYALTPSVVICLIVLAIYNKFFYSKEYKKGRVDDINSFISYLREEYRITDRTLLAYGVFVMLLVIAFFVTHGYWHMEVSIPALFGAGILFTYAVLTRRVKLLELIEKDIEWTTLLFFMFLFIIVGAVEEAGLLSVIADWVYGVSAGNLTVAICMILWVSAIMSAFVDNIPFTATMLPIVAYLSKVIPGAESNVLWWALAFGACFGGNGTLIGASANVVTIGIAESAGYKISFFGFMKYAFLYMIITVAIANIWLLLFY
- a CDS encoding PEP/pyruvate-binding domain-containing protein, translating into MDLGRIFKSKAKKIEEKEKLKKLLKEKYSYFRTLLHTNNDVLRIMADMEEKLSGEYVFDMHYIKTNVNAISNGVIGIIKNLNALSDNKYAQLENVYYEIKEKIEKALSSKIDIPVTDFTIPFESLPKDAINIAGGKNVHLAELKNILKIPVPDGFVITSYSYIKFIEYNQLKEKITRILNEANINKIEELEQCSIKLKEIIVNSEMPPEISSSIKMAYENLCKKLNKKCLVSVRSSAIHEDSDFSFAGQYSSFLNVKEEFIPEKYKEVLASLFNTRAIFYYKTKGFSESDMVMAAGVLEMVNAKVGGVMYSKNPNNPESENIIINAVRGLGKLVVDGAVTAESYVIKRHPQLSIVEKLPGKQDKMLICNEDGDIEEIPLPPHNYGFYLSEENALKLAKFAIEIEQYYGLPQDIEWAIDEEDNIYILQTRPLKIMDILQRVISNLEDTSAKKVSKPPKFEGYNILIDRGVSACKGVGYGKAFILENDSMLEDFPEGWVLVAKHTNPQYVVIMNKASAIITDVGTPTGHMASLSREYNVPTILNTENATKLLKHGQEITVDAYNCLIYEGKVEKLIEMAKIEGPFKETLIYKMLEKILKFIVPLNLVDPTSNEFKPENCKTLHDITRFCHEMVMHEMFTMWERYDSEIHAIPLVTGLPIAILVLDLEEGLKEGIDKATEDDVLSIPLRAILRGMKSMQWPGPPPVDAKGFLGMVAHTASIPEDELNKTAKKSFCIVTRHYMNFSLRLGYHFSMIEAYAGENINDNYIKFFFKGGGAAIDRRFRRVKLITEILKTIGFRISTKEDIINAILTKYDTPTIERYLEIMGKLTAYTKQLDMVLFNDAVAQMYIDEFVKKYIKKN
- the hemG gene encoding protoporphyrinogen oxidase, which produces MGQAEVVIVGGGISGLSLAYFLLKKKPDLDIKIIEAENKAGGKIVSENISSFLCEAGVNGFLNNKPSTIVLANELGIEPLMGSEHSKVRYILIDGQLKKVPEDPLKFFASSLLSVRGKIRMIGEYFIPPLKEDIDESVQSFVSRRVGTEFYEKLIDPMSTGIYAGDPTKMSMKSCFPKVYWLEKKYGGLIKGLIALKKGKKNVETAPKSMLMSFRNGMVELIQSLENKLASKILKNKKVLDITLNNGLYNLYMADGEYLQATKIVLACPAHESANIVKEFDKELSKLLASIPYPPLSVVAFGFKTEQIGFGTGLYGFLVPHREKRKILGCLFDSTIFPNRAPQGYVLLRTMIGGMRSPDLALLPDEKLIETALSELRDILSIKGNPEFIKIFRWQKAIPQYQVGHEEKLRKIDERLKSFPGFYLTGNAYRGVSVNDCIQNSIELADKFLSL
- a CDS encoding AEC family transporter; this encodes MLGEIFLFIVLGLIIRCLLSFFNISPERIDFLRDKTNSFVFYFIIPLICFKTAYTMPFSVSHLKISIVANLTILSCVAISWFIYKKINKVMSLSIQPEVMGSLIICASFGNVLYVGLPILTKLYGEQGMSYAFTYDFLASTPLTWTVGIAICMKYGKAQSFTLKNSIQTLIKIPPIWGMIIGLIVRELIIPVPDILVNFLKDISIFVTYIMLTIVGLSIKAVSPKKLTICSPAIAVKLIVSPLLAYSFGKIIGLPQIPLNSCMIDAGMPSMLLSMIFATAFGTDMRTSIEMIFLTTAIFLVLFSGYFLVF
- a CDS encoding HPP family protein; protein product: MSEVKLVKDIMLGVFEFPHIPYWFSIEQSIKVVKASFIQTQKYSEPLAMLVFDEKYNLLGIVTIKDILKGLEPELLKTSLKIQDEKTKNLSICWNSLFKQESKKLLQKPVSDIMLATKNFVEPTDPVEKAAFIMIYYNLPLLPVIEENKKFVGIVRMIELFDAISEEIIKE
- a CDS encoding GntR family transcriptional regulator gives rise to the protein MAELINRDDHAKLYLQLYTILKKKIENQEWYSSMQIPTEEQLCRMFNVSRATVRNALMELVRQGYLIRQQGKGTFVSKNFISEGLIMATVFKKLWFENDSIFTEKIVAKTVMMPVGNLSNELNIPENKHVIYIKIIWFAEKDPTMIQESFIPFNICPQLIEEDIEHQSIIELLEKKYNIKTTRVHNYFELIFLNKEISSYFELEENFPAILMNQKVFSGDTVIIVNKFYKKMDNHKIFIAFQRKAL